From a region of the Candidatus Jettenia caeni genome:
- a CDS encoding carbohydrate kinase — protein MDLHYPWKIYFLSGAYNNFIESFFMNTSLTREEMRELDRKAIEEYKIPGIILMENAGRNVAEEVMKMIDNPEKVKVAILCGKGNNGGDGFVVARHLHNYHIPLKVFLLAKIADILKDGNAGTNLQILLRMRVPVQEMIDSADRDNAVKELDSYTILIDALFGTGLSGEVREPFKTFIHGINNLNKPTVSVDIPSGIDCNTGKVLGAAIKAVKTVTFAAGKRGFYLGDGPSYTGEVIVTDISIPGELIP, from the coding sequence ATGGACTTACATTATCCATGGAAAATATATTTTCTTTCGGGCGCCTACAATAACTTTATTGAGTCTTTCTTTATGAACACATCTTTAACACGTGAAGAAATGCGGGAGTTAGACCGGAAGGCCATTGAGGAATATAAGATTCCCGGCATTATCCTCATGGAAAATGCCGGGCGGAATGTGGCTGAAGAGGTTATGAAGATGATCGATAATCCGGAGAAGGTAAAGGTGGCTATTTTATGCGGGAAAGGGAATAACGGGGGAGACGGGTTTGTCGTTGCCCGGCATCTTCATAATTACCACATTCCTCTGAAAGTTTTTCTCCTTGCAAAGATTGCCGATATTTTAAAGGATGGAAATGCAGGCACAAATCTGCAAATACTCTTACGTATGAGAGTGCCTGTTCAAGAGATGATTGATAGCGCTGATAGAGATAATGCTGTGAAGGAACTGGATAGTTATACTATCCTGATTGATGCGTTGTTTGGAACGGGTCTTTCAGGGGAGGTACGGGAACCTTTTAAGACGTTTATTCACGGTATCAATAATCTCAATAAACCTACGGTATCTGTGGATATACCTTCCGGGATTGACTGCAATACGGGTAAGGTCTTGGGCGCTGCTATTAAGGCTGTAAAGACTGTGACCTTCGCGGCTGGTAAGAGGGGATTTTATCTGGGGGACGGGCCAAGCTATACCGGTGAAGTTATCGTAACAGATATTAGTATACCAGGGGAATTGATACCGTAA
- a CDS encoding putative DNA methylase yields MHTQTIIPKSSMDKIQSRQNISHLAEKYQKLADTGRIKDFNEAQTVNEFILPLFQFLGWDIHNIHADEVTPEERISKGRVDWAFRIDGIPKFFLEAKALKIDLNVGKWAEQAINYSWNKGCTWAVLTDFESIKVFNAEVSAKNLKESLFFEIPVNEYLSRFEQLWLLSKEAFQQGLLDKEAEKWGKKVKRMPVGDKLFLDMMEWRTLLTKQYHTQNKLEYEELDEGVQRALDRLVFIRVTEDRGIEPNILLSAIRSQSEGKSLVKTLAKIFRNFDDGYNSKLFMPHASENWLIDNEPLERIINGLYETSEGYRYDFSAISSDILGGIYEQYLGHILNQAKKRASVKKEHKKRKEQGIYYTPTFVVKYIVKNTLGRMLEEMPLYKAMNIRILDPACGSGSFLVEALDVMDGYLETQRRQKSKVSQMEFDFFRKVEILSRNIYGVDLDPQAVEICQLNLLLRTLKRRAILPNLTENIKCGNSLISGKPLELMKYFDHPEEKRYLNWDEAFRDVMNNGGFDVIIGNPPYIRIQTLPKDEVAYFGDTFESARGSYDIYLLFIEQTYRLLRKGGFAGFILPNKFMVSDYGKKLRELLSRECAVWKIVDFGDAQIFGEATTYTMLLFLQKTQNRDVLYVSAANYLKENQRANLDDLETQFVKINHNKLTASPWSFATSRYSEILEGIEEGNVRFVDVVEKIFQGLVTSADKVYLLQKTNEQVKDKHLLSLYSFSLGKKVLLEKEIVHPLLKGSLDIRRYHTEIVSRFVLFPYKNGKLISKEIFEKHYPFCWQYLLDNKTTLTDREKGKMKHADWYGYVYPKSLTLFETPKLLTPSIANKASFTYDENGEYYFVGSGGGGGGGYGIILKEDAKLSPLYILTLLNSRLLDFYLQNISSPFRHGYFAYNKQYIEQLPVKLLDLSNPIQKAKHDELVTLADKMLRINKELQKTSENTDKWYSLKKEIEQTDKLIDEETYALYDIKEYDRNIIENN; encoded by the coding sequence TTGCATACACAAACTATCATCCCTAAATCTTCTATGGATAAAATTCAATCCAGGCAAAATATTTCTCATCTTGCAGAAAAATACCAAAAGCTCGCTGATACAGGCAGAATAAAGGATTTCAATGAGGCGCAAACGGTCAACGAATTCATCCTTCCTCTGTTCCAATTCCTTGGCTGGGACATTCATAATATCCATGCAGATGAAGTAACGCCGGAGGAACGTATTTCAAAAGGGCGTGTTGACTGGGCATTCAGGATTGATGGTATCCCAAAGTTTTTCCTTGAGGCAAAGGCATTAAAGATTGATCTTAATGTTGGGAAATGGGCAGAACAGGCAATAAACTATTCATGGAATAAAGGATGTACATGGGCTGTATTGACAGACTTTGAGTCAATAAAGGTTTTTAACGCAGAGGTATCCGCAAAGAACCTGAAAGAGAGTCTCTTCTTTGAAATCCCCGTTAACGAGTATCTGTCGCGGTTTGAACAACTCTGGCTTCTGTCGAAAGAGGCCTTTCAACAAGGTCTTCTTGATAAAGAGGCTGAGAAATGGGGGAAGAAAGTAAAGCGGATGCCTGTCGGAGATAAGCTCTTTCTGGATATGATGGAATGGCGTACCCTTTTGACAAAACAGTATCACACTCAAAACAAACTTGAGTATGAAGAGCTTGATGAAGGGGTACAGAGGGCGCTTGACCGGCTTGTATTTATCAGGGTTACTGAAGATAGGGGGATTGAACCGAACATACTCCTTTCTGCCATACGCAGCCAGTCAGAGGGTAAGTCGCTAGTAAAAACCCTTGCGAAGATATTCCGCAATTTTGATGATGGTTACAATTCAAAACTCTTTATGCCTCACGCATCAGAAAATTGGCTGATAGATAACGAGCCTCTCGAAAGGATTATCAACGGCCTTTATGAGACGAGCGAGGGTTACCGGTATGATTTTTCAGCCATATCCAGCGATATTCTTGGCGGTATTTATGAGCAATACCTTGGTCATATTTTAAACCAGGCAAAGAAAAGGGCTTCGGTAAAGAAAGAGCACAAGAAGAGGAAAGAACAGGGGATTTATTACACGCCGACCTTTGTTGTGAAATACATTGTAAAGAATACCCTTGGCAGGATGTTAGAGGAGATGCCTTTGTATAAGGCAATGAATATCAGGATACTAGACCCTGCGTGTGGCAGCGGCTCATTTCTTGTCGAGGCGCTGGACGTTATGGACGGCTATCTGGAGACGCAAAGAAGACAAAAGAGTAAGGTATCACAGATGGAGTTTGATTTTTTCAGGAAGGTAGAGATTTTAAGCAGGAATATCTATGGTGTTGATTTAGACCCGCAGGCAGTTGAGATATGCCAGTTGAATCTTTTGTTGCGTACGTTAAAACGGAGGGCAATCCTTCCGAACCTTACCGAGAATATCAAATGCGGTAACTCGCTGATAAGCGGTAAGCCGCTTGAGCTTATGAAATATTTTGATCATCCGGAAGAGAAGCGATACCTTAACTGGGATGAGGCGTTTCGTGATGTTATGAATAACGGCGGCTTTGATGTGATCATCGGAAATCCGCCGTATATAAGGATACAAACACTGCCAAAAGATGAGGTTGCATATTTCGGTGATACGTTTGAGTCTGCCAGGGGAAGCTATGACATATATCTCCTGTTTATAGAACAGACATACAGACTTTTACGAAAGGGTGGATTTGCAGGGTTCATATTGCCTAACAAATTCATGGTCTCAGACTATGGAAAAAAGTTACGGGAGTTATTGAGCCGTGAGTGTGCCGTATGGAAGATCGTTGATTTTGGCGATGCGCAGATATTTGGAGAAGCAACAACGTACACCATGCTTCTCTTTTTGCAAAAGACACAAAATAGAGATGTCCTTTATGTATCCGCTGCTAATTATCTGAAAGAAAATCAGAGGGCAAATCTTGATGACCTTGAAACGCAGTTTGTAAAGATAAATCATAATAAGCTTACTGCAAGTCCTTGGAGCTTTGCGACTTCACGATACAGTGAAATTTTGGAGGGAATTGAAGAAGGGAATGTAAGATTTGTTGATGTGGTTGAGAAAATATTTCAAGGTCTTGTAACAAGTGCTGATAAAGTTTATCTCTTGCAAAAGACAAATGAACAAGTAAAGGATAAGCACTTATTATCATTGTATTCCTTCTCACTTGGAAAGAAAGTTCTTTTAGAGAAAGAGATTGTTCACCCACTTCTTAAAGGTTCTTTGGATATTAGGAGATACCATACAGAAATAGTTTCACGTTTTGTTCTTTTTCCTTACAAAAATGGAAAGCTTATTTCTAAGGAAATATTTGAAAAACATTATCCTTTCTGTTGGCAGTATCTTCTCGATAATAAGACAACGCTTACTGATAGAGAAAAAGGGAAAATGAAACATGCAGATTGGTATGGCTATGTTTATCCAAAAAGCTTAACATTGTTTGAAACTCCAAAACTCTTGACTCCATCCATTGCTAATAAAGCCTCATTTACCTATGACGAGAATGGTGAATATTACTTTGTCGGCAGTGGAGGCGGTGGCGGTGGTGGATACGGGATTATCTTGAAAGAGGATGCCAAGCTCTCGCCTCTTTACATCCTTACCCTTTTAAATAGCAGACTGCTTGATTTTTACCTGCAAAATATCAGCAGTCCATTCAGACACGGCTATTTTGCCTATAACAAGCAGTACATAGAGCAACTTCCCGTAAAGCTCCTTGATCTTTCTAATCCTATTCAAAAAGCCAAACATGATGAACTTGTCACCCTTGCCGACAAAATGCTTAGGATCAACAAAGAGTTACAAAAGACCTCTGAAAATACTGATAAATGGTATTCCTTAAAGAAGGAGATTGAACAAACGGATAAGCTAATTGATGAAGAGACGTACGCCTTATACGATATAAAAGAATACGACAGAAATATTATCGAAAATAATTGA